GCCTGCCGTCTCGGACACAATCGCCACGTCGCGCTGGGCAAGGGCGTTGATCAGCGAACTCTTGCCGGCGTTCGGCGGTCCGATCACCGTCAGATAGAGCCCGTCGCGAACGATCTCGCCACGTCGCGAATCGTCGAGATGATTCTCCATTTCTTCTACAATATCAGATACTTGCCGAACCACTGACCCCGTCAGACCCGGCGGCAATTCCTCGTCGGAAAAGTCGATGGCCGCCTCGGCCCAGGCCAATATGCGGATCAGCCGCGCCCGCCAATCCTCATATAGCGCCGCCAGCGCCCCGCCATATTGCGACAGCGCCTGCCGCCTTTGCCCTTCCGTCTCCGCGTCGATCAAGTCGCTCAGCGCCTCGGCCTGGGTCAGGTCGAACTTGCCATTCTCCACCGCCCGCCGCGTGAACGCGCCCGGTTCGGCCGGCCGCGTGCCCGGCACGGCCGCGATCGCCCGCAGCACCGCCTCGACGACGGCGCGGCCGCCATGGACGTGAAGCTCCGCCACATCCTCGCCGGTGAAACTGCCAGGCGCCGGAAACCACAGCAGCAGCGCCTGGTCGATAGCCGCGCCGTCCGCACCCCGCACCGGCCGCAGCACCGCCTTGCGCGGCTCCGGCAGCGCGCCGCACAGCGCGCCGACCACCGCGCCCGCCGCCGGACCGGAGACACGCAGCACCGCGACGCCGGCGCGTCCCGGCGCCGACGACAGCGCGTAGATCGTGCCGCTCATCCGGTCCGGCTATTTGGACGACTTGTCCGCGTCTTTCCGCGCCGTACCGCCGCCGGCCGCGCGCCGCGCGCTGTCGAACAGGAAGCGCTGGAATTGCTCGAAGCCCTGGCCGCCCAGCGGCATCCAGGCCCGCATCATCGCCTCCGGATCGT
The nucleotide sequence above comes from Rhizomicrobium sp.. Encoded proteins:
- a CDS encoding DUF6489 family protein, encoding MKMNIVIDMTPDEARKFLGLPDVSKAQERMMAEVEKRMKAAVDLNDPEAMMRAWMPLGGQGFEQFQRFLFDSARRAAGGGTARKDADKSSK
- the mnmE gene encoding tRNA uridine-5-carboxymethylaminomethyl(34) synthesis GTPase MnmE — protein: MSGTIYALSSAPGRAGVAVLRVSGPAAGAVVGALCGALPEPRKAVLRPVRGADGAAIDQALLLWFPAPGSFTGEDVAELHVHGGRAVVEAVLRAIAAVPGTRPAEPGAFTRRAVENGKFDLTQAEALSDLIDAETEGQRRQALSQYGGALAALYEDWRARLIRILAWAEAAIDFSDEELPPGLTGSVVRQVSDIVEEMENHLDDSRRGEIVRDGLYLTVIGPPNAGKSSLINALAQRDVAIVSETAGTTRDVIEVRLDIGGYAVIVADTAGLRAETGDPVEREGMRRALARAEQSDLVLLLLDGTTGGAGSQPADLVVWNKSDLPGFEAGEGLSVSLKNGAGMDNLLKEIEKNVTARLERVREAPALTRARHRQALMEALAALRRAQAASEAELLAEDLRLAVRAVGRITGRVDVEELLDVVFRDFCIGK